The Phacochoerus africanus isolate WHEZ1 chromosome 9, ROS_Pafr_v1, whole genome shotgun sequence genomic sequence CCCCCTCAACTGGCTGGGAGACGCGCCGCTGGGGCTGCCTACTAACAGTTCGGCGGACAACGGATCTGAGAGCACCCGCCTGGCCTGGGGTCCGGGCAGCCTGGACCGCCTCGAGGGAGTGGCAGGGGCCGGAGCGACGCTGGCGCTGCGCGCCCTGATCGCAGGAGCCTACCTGGCCTTGTGCGCTGTTGGGCTGGTGGGCAACACGCTGGTGCTGGTCCCGGTGCGGGCCCAACAGCGACGCCGCCGCTCCCTGCTCAATTGCTTCCTCCTCAACTTTGCAGCCACTGACCTGCAGTTCGTCCTGACGCTGCCCTTCTGGGCCGCGGACACGGTGCGCGACTTCAGTTGGCCCTTCGGGGGTGCCATGTGCAAGGTGGTGCTGACCCTCACCGTGTTCAACATGTACGCCAGCAGCTTCTTCCTCAGCGCCATGAGCGTGGTGCGTTACTGCACGGTGGCAAATGCGCTGCGTCCTCGCCAGCCCGGAACCCCATGGGCTGTCTGCGTGTGCTGCCTGCTCTGGGCCATCGCAGTCCTGGCTACCGCGCCCACCGCCCTGTTTGCCACAGCGGCCAGAGTGGGAGATGAACGCTTGTGCCTGCTGCGCTTCCCCGACGGAGGTCCCAACTGGCTGGCCTTCTACCACCTGCAAAAGATCGCCGTGGCCTTCGTGCTGCCACTGGCCACTCTGGGCACCTGCTCACTGCTGCTCCTGCGCTTcctgcggcggcggcgggcaCGCTGGCCATCGGGGGTCTGGCCCAGACGACGCTCCCAGGTTACCCGGACGCTGGCCTGCGTGCTGTTGACCTTTGAGCTCTGCTGGCTGCCCAACCAAGCACTCACACTCTGGGGAGCGCTGATCAAGCTGAATGCCCTGCCCTGGGACCGTGCCTACTTCCTGGCGCAGGCCTACCTCTTCCCAGTGTCCATCTGCTTGGCGCACTCCAACAGCTGCCTCAACCCGCTGCTCTACTGCCTGCTGCGCAGCGACTTCCGCCAGGGCCTGCAAAAGCTGTGCGGCTGGGCCAAGCCCCCCGCAGACCTCCGACCTGGTCCGGACAGCCGTGCCCCAGCTACTGCGCTCTCCCACCAGGCCTGAGGACAGAGAGGTACACCTCTCAGTAAGAACCACCCTCCGCTCTATTGTACCAAGAGTCATGGGGCAGATTATGTCACCTGGGACTGGGCCAATGAAGTCAGGCAGCAGTGTCTGCCTTCAGGGTCTGTGTTCTGGGGTCGATTGGAGGGGCTGTATTGGCCCTTTGGCAGTGGAGACTGAGAGTTGCCCCTAACCTTCTGCATGACCCAGGGTGAATCCCTTCCTCCCTGGGCTAAGTTTCCTCATTCCTTCAAGGAGAGGTGGGGATTGGATCAACTGTGGGGACCTCGCTACATCCAGCCCTTTCATCCTCCTGGCACAACCTCTTCAAACAGTGTGAGCTCCATTTAAGGACTTAATCTGACTCCTGCTTTAtgtttcccttttcatttttataaggaaGCTATAAGAGAGGGGTCTGGGCTGTTTTTGGAAACCTAGGTGGAGGGACTTCAGGGATAGCAGGCGGCCCTTGATGGCTCCAGATTTCTGAGCCTTTGTCTGCAAGCCCTGCCTGCTACTTGCTTCTCTAGACCCTGGGGACTTGGCTGACCCCAACCTCACTCATGCAGGAGTATGCTATGAAATCTGAGCATGCTAGAGCTAGCTACTGCATGAAGACTGGCTGCAAGGAGTAGCCAGAAAGCCTGGAGTTGTGCAGCTTGACGGGGGTCAGGGGGCAGTAGTGGCCTAAGCGGCCACATAGGGCAGAACTGGGACCTGTGGGAGATAAGTCACGAGAAGCAGATTTCCATCCCT encodes the following:
- the LOC125136612 gene encoding relaxin-3 receptor 1-like; this translates as MASVRGSCRIARAVGAVLPLNWLGDAPLGLPTNSSADNGSESTRLAWGPGSLDRLEGVAGAGATLALRALIAGAYLALCAVGLVGNTLVLVPVRAQQRRRRSLLNCFLLNFAATDLQFVLTLPFWAADTVRDFSWPFGGAMCKVVLTLTVFNMYASSFFLSAMSVVRYCTVANALRPRQPGTPWAVCVCCLLWAIAVLATAPTALFATAARVGDERLCLLRFPDGGPNWLAFYHLQKIAVAFVLPLATLGTCSLLLLRFLRRRRARWPSGVWPRRRSQVTRTLACVLLTFELCWLPNQALTLWGALIKLNALPWDRAYFLAQAYLFPVSICLAHSNSCLNPLLYCLLRSDFRQGLQKLCGWAKPPADLRPGPDSRAPATALSHQA